One window of the Chryseobacterium sp. CY350 genome contains the following:
- a CDS encoding DUF3127 domain-containing protein: MELQGTVKKITDVQTFASGFQKREMVILTQEQYPQPINIEFLQDKINLLDALKEGENVKVGINIRGREWVSPQGETKYFNSITGWRVEKVMDGGTGSEPTQASSQQSASPVSNENPFAGDDDDDLPF; this comes from the coding sequence ATGGAATTACAAGGAACGGTAAAGAAAATCACTGATGTTCAAACATTTGCGAGTGGTTTTCAAAAAAGAGAAATGGTTATTCTTACGCAGGAGCAATACCCACAGCCAATAAACATTGAATTTTTACAGGATAAAATAAATTTATTGGACGCTCTGAAAGAAGGAGAAAATGTGAAAGTAGGAATCAACATCAGAGGTAGAGAATGGGTTTCGCCGCAAGGAGAAACTAAGTATTTCAATTCTATCACAGGATGGAGAGTAGAAAAAGTGATGGATGGCGGTACGGGTTCTGAACCAACGCAAGCATCTTCTCAACAATCTGCATCACCGGTTTCTAACGAAAATCCTTTTGCTGGAGACGACGATGACGATTTACCTTTTTAA